The Terriglobia bacterium genome contains a region encoding:
- the ruvC gene encoding crossover junction endodeoxyribonuclease RuvC: protein MAEPLRVLGVDPGSFRTGWGLVSGTANEPVLIDCGVLRLPSRAAFPDRLHRLLEDLGSLLGRLAPSAAAVESPFHGTNARAALQLAHARGVVLAALGAASIPVTEYTPATVKLAVTGAGRADKEQVRKMVRRLLGGGWTGSGVADESDALAVALCHLATLRYRAAVSRAAARRR from the coding sequence ATGGCGGAGCCGCTTCGCGTTCTCGGCGTCGACCCGGGATCCTTCCGCACGGGTTGGGGACTCGTGAGCGGCACCGCAAACGAGCCGGTGCTGATCGATTGCGGCGTGCTCCGCCTCCCGTCTCGCGCGGCTTTCCCGGACCGCCTGCACCGGCTCCTCGAGGACCTCGGGAGCCTGTTGGGACGCCTGGCGCCGTCCGCCGCCGCGGTCGAATCGCCGTTTCACGGCACCAACGCGCGGGCAGCTCTCCAGTTGGCCCACGCGCGCGGCGTCGTTCTGGCGGCGCTGGGCGCCGCCTCGATACCGGTGACCGAGTACACTCCCGCCACGGTGAAGCTGGCGGTGACGGGTGCCGGGCGCGCCGACAAGGAGCAGGTTCGCAAGATGGTGAGACGCCTCCTCGGCGGGGGATGGACCGGCTCCGGCGTCGCCGACGAGAGCGATGCGCTGGCCGTCGCTCTCTGCCATCTGGCCACCCTTCGCTACCGCGCCGCGGTCTCGCGCGCGGCGGCCCGGCGCCGCTGA
- the ruvB gene encoding Holliday junction branch migration DNA helicase RuvB, whose amino-acid sequence MPDDRLVRGEAEGDDASFDTTLRPRTLAEYVGQETLKANLSVFLEAARQRDESLDHVLLYGPPGLGKTTLAHVIAREMGSQIRVTSGPAIERPGDLAAILTNLQPGDVLFIDEIHRLGHVVEEILYPAMEDFALDLVIGTGPNARTVRLDLQRFTLVGATTRSGLLSGPLRDRFGIVHHLDYYLPADLAKIARRSAGILGVPLDPGGAGEIARRSRGTPRITNRLLRRVRDFAQVAGETTIAERTASEALERLQVDRFGLDEVDRRILSAVIEKFDGGPVGLGTLAAAVGEDPGTLEDIYEPYLLQIGFLDRTPRGRRATRRAREHLLGSDPSALF is encoded by the coding sequence GTGCCCGACGATCGATTGGTTCGAGGCGAGGCCGAGGGCGACGATGCCTCCTTCGATACGACGCTCCGTCCCCGCACCCTCGCGGAGTACGTCGGACAGGAGACGTTGAAAGCGAACCTCTCGGTCTTCCTCGAGGCGGCGCGTCAGCGTGACGAGTCGCTGGATCACGTGCTGCTCTACGGCCCTCCCGGACTCGGAAAGACGACGCTGGCGCACGTGATCGCGCGGGAGATGGGGAGTCAGATTCGGGTCACCTCCGGCCCCGCCATCGAGCGGCCCGGCGATCTCGCCGCGATCCTGACCAATCTCCAGCCGGGCGATGTGCTGTTCATCGACGAGATCCATCGCCTTGGACACGTCGTGGAGGAGATCCTCTACCCGGCGATGGAGGATTTCGCCCTGGATCTGGTGATCGGCACGGGGCCCAACGCCCGCACTGTACGGTTGGACCTCCAGCGGTTCACCCTGGTCGGCGCGACCACGCGCAGCGGCCTTCTATCGGGACCGCTCCGCGATCGGTTCGGGATCGTCCACCACCTGGATTACTACCTCCCCGCCGATCTCGCGAAGATCGCCCGGCGCTCGGCCGGGATCCTGGGCGTTCCCCTCGATCCCGGAGGGGCGGGGGAGATCGCGCGGCGCTCGAGGGGAACTCCCCGAATCACGAACCGGCTGCTTCGCAGGGTCCGCGACTTCGCCCAGGTCGCCGGAGAGACGACCATCGCGGAGCGGACCGCGAGCGAGGCGCTGGAGCGGCTCCAGGTCGACCGGTTCGGCCTCGACGAGGTGGACCGGAGGATCCTGAGCGCCGTGATCGAGAAATTCGACGGGGGCCCCGTCGGTCTCGGCACGCTCGCCGCCGCGGTCGGGGAGGACCCGGGCACCCTCGAGGACATCTACGAGCCGTACCTGCTGCAGATCGGGTTCCTCGACCGGACACCGCGAGGCCGGCGCGCCACGAGGCGCGCTCGCGAGCACCTGCTCGGCAGCGACCCGTCCGCGCTCTTCTGA
- the ruvA gene encoding Holliday junction branch migration protein RuvA produces the protein MIGRLTGTIAECSPGSVVMDVGGVGYSLQIPLSTFYALRVGEREAVTLHVYTYVREDALLLFGFASPEERRTFERLIGISGVGPRTALAVLSGIGVPDLERAVREADRGQLERIPGIGRKTAERMILELRDRIEREARPRRGRGAGGGASAVPRETRDGGIRSDAIVALEHLGYSLDAAIRGVDRALEELGEAATIELVLKAALRGLVR, from the coding sequence ATGATCGGCAGACTCACCGGAACCATCGCAGAGTGCTCGCCGGGCTCGGTCGTCATGGACGTCGGGGGCGTCGGCTACTCCCTCCAGATTCCCCTGAGCACCTTCTACGCGCTGCGGGTGGGCGAACGGGAGGCGGTCACGCTCCACGTCTACACCTACGTTCGGGAGGACGCCCTTCTCCTGTTCGGCTTCGCCAGCCCGGAGGAGCGGCGGACGTTCGAGCGGCTGATCGGGATCTCGGGCGTCGGGCCGCGCACCGCCCTGGCGGTGCTCTCCGGGATTGGTGTCCCGGATCTCGAGCGGGCGGTCCGCGAGGCGGACCGGGGCCAGCTCGAGCGGATCCCGGGCATCGGACGGAAGACCGCGGAGAGGATGATCCTCGAGCTCCGGGACCGGATCGAGCGGGAGGCCCGCCCGAGACGCGGGCGGGGTGCGGGCGGTGGCGCGTCCGCCGTTCCGAGGGAGACGCGCGACGGAGGCATCCGATCCGACGCCATCGTCGCCCTCGAGCATCTCGGGTACTCCCTCGACGCCGCGATCCGGGGGGTGGATCGCGCTCTGGAGGAACTGGGGGAAGCCGCCACGATCGAGCTCGTGCTCAAGGCCGCCCTTCGCGGGCTCGTCCGATAG